The DNA sequence GCTTTCGCTTTCGCAGGTCTTTTACCTATCAAAAAGGAGACTATCTCCGTATTCTATTTATGGCTTTCTGTGAGCCATGTCTCTACTTTCTCTTTGAAGCCCAAGCCATTGTTTATACAACGGCATCCCAGGCTGGTATTATCACTGCGACTCTACCAATTATGGTTATGGTTTCAGCGTCATTACTTCTCAAAGAGAAAACAGGGATCAAAGGCTGGCTGGGAGCAGTTCTCGCCATTGCCGGAGTGCTCTGGCTTACTCTTGAAAGCTCCCCTGTGGAGAATGCACCAAATCCGGCTCTGGGGAACTTTTTTGAATTTGTGGCAATGATTTGCGCCACCGGCTATATGGTAACTCTGCGTCATCTGGTATTGCGCTATTCTCCATTTTTTCTCACCGCCATACAGGCCTTTGTCGGTTGCATTTTTTATTTTCCATTTCTCTTTCTGCCAACCACGACACTACCATCCTCACTGAGTGTGCCATCTACCCTGGCGATCTGCTATCTGGGAGCGGTTATTACCCTCGGTGCTTATGGGCTCTATAACTACGGAGCTAAATATATTCCTGCAAGCCAAGCTGCCTCATATGTCAATCTGATACCTGTGATCAGTGTCCTTCTGGGATGGCTCATACTTGATGAAAGCTTTGCACGGAATCAGATATTTGCCGCTGCGGTGGTAATGATGGGAGTCTGGTTGACGCAGCAAAAATCCAAGGAAATGCAACAGAGCTAGTTCCTGCCGATATCATATTCGGCAGCCGTCGTTTATCTAGCCTCCATTTTTCACGATGCCTTTCTTCGTAGCTTCTTTGTATCTTCGCGAAATATTTAACCCTGATATTCAGAATTCCTGGAACTATTTCCGTTGTAAGTTCCTGAAAAATTGTAATTTAAGCTATAGCAAATGCTTCAATAAAAATAATGCCAATAATCATTGGCAATCATTGTAAAAAGAATATTGTTGTAATGTATGACTCAATGAGTCATGAAGATAATATATGTATTTATAATGACGAGGAAACGACACAGCGTTTATGTGAAGCAGTTCTTCTGGATAAACACACGAGACGTTACCTGGAAAATATTTCGGAGTCAGTTAGAATTTTAGTGCGGTAAACTCTCAAGAGGCTGCTCGGAATTTATTGAAGTATGGAAACAAAAGTACAAGGAGAGATATGAACTATATGTTTTAACAAAGAGATCCAAACATTTATAAGGCAGAGGATACGGTGAATCATGAGAACACGGGCAAAAAAAATAATTGCACTTTTCGATTCGGCGGTGGCAAATGAACAACGCTACGAGTTTCAAAATGCCAAGAGATACTACAGCAAAATCGTTGAAATCTACCCAAATAGTCCAGAGGCAGGAATTGCAAGGGAAAGAATCCAGGACATGGATGCGCTTAGTCGAGAAAAGAGAATCTATAAAAGAATCGACCGCAATGCCAGACGCGTACTCACCGAAATAGGAATTGATATCTCCAGCAACCCTGAATTGATGAAAATATTAATGGATGCTGATGCTATCGACTTCAACAACGAGCATTCGCTCTATATTCCCCTGACTGAAGAATACGTCGACTCGTGCCTCGCCGAAGTGCCCACTTACATGGCCGAAGATCCCGGAGAAAATGCCTTTGGTACAGGTGCTACCCCGCCGTTCCTGCTGCGGCCCGATCGTCAGGATGTTCTGGCGCCGGCCACGCGGCTGGAGTTCGAGGAGATAGTTCAAACCGCTGCAGAATATACGGATACCCTTGGTATCTTCAGCATTCCGGTGGCTACGGATAAGTCGATAGACGATTTCGAATGCTCCAGATTGATGGAGCAGTTTTCCGATCTGAAAATGACCTATACGAAAAATATGACCGATGAGGAAACAGCCTATTTCCGTAATCGGGACGATTGGCTGGACGGCACCAGTTTGATCACTTCTTTGACCTACATGCCGTCCATGGTCGCTCCTTTTATTCGCAGCATTCAAAGCGGCAACAATGTGCTGCTGCTGGATCTCACTATTGCCGGGTCCACAGGGCCGATAAGTCCGGAAGCCCTGCTTACCCAGATCCATGCTCAGGTACTCTTCATGATGATACTGGCCCAGACCATCAATCCGAATGTGAGCTGCGTTCACGGCGGCATTCCCGATGTTCTCGGGATCAGCGGCGATCTCTGTTACAGCGATCCCAGCCAGCCCATCATCAATTCAGCCATGGCCCGGCTGAACATGTGGGTAACCGGCTTTCCGTCGGCGCAATCAGGCGGAAGCACCAGTATTATTAACGATATCCCGGCGGCGGTTGAGGAATCCGAACTCAGCCGCAACACTTTGCGGGAATACGGTGTCCACATTCTGCGTCATGCCATGGGTGCCATGGGGAGTCTGAACTATTTCAGCCTGGAAAAATTTATTCAGGACTGCGAGCGTGAACGAGAGTCGCGCAGAATTATGCTTAAAACCAGACATGATTTTGTCGTACCCCTCTATTTTCCCGAAGACAAGCATGTTCTCAGCGGAATCCGGGAAATTGCAGTAAAAGGCGGGGCTAAAAATGCTGATCATACCCTCAACAATACCGGCGCTTTCATGAAATGGCAAAAACAGCTTATAGAGATGTCCGAAAAGAAGGTTTACTA is a window from the Desulfopila inferna genome containing:
- a CDS encoding trimethylamine methyltransferase family protein; this encodes MRTRAKKIIALFDSAVANEQRYEFQNAKRYYSKIVEIYPNSPEAGIARERIQDMDALSREKRIYKRIDRNARRVLTEIGIDISSNPELMKILMDADAIDFNNEHSLYIPLTEEYVDSCLAEVPTYMAEDPGENAFGTGATPPFLLRPDRQDVLAPATRLEFEEIVQTAAEYTDTLGIFSIPVATDKSIDDFECSRLMEQFSDLKMTYTKNMTDEETAYFRNRDDWLDGTSLITSLTYMPSMVAPFIRSIQSGNNVLLLDLTIAGSTGPISPEALLTQIHAQVLFMMILAQTINPNVSCVHGGIPDVLGISGDLCYSDPSQPIINSAMARLNMWVTGFPSAQSGGSTSIINDIPAAVEESELSRNTLREYGVHILRHAMGAMGSLNYFSLEKFIQDCERERESRRIMLKTRHDFVVPLYFPEDKHVLSGIREIAVKGGAKNADHTLNNTGAFMKWQKQLIEMSEKKVYYPEFRNSLQKHKKNIDRTTKGERVSQLQDTLFPDGDIPTEEI
- a CDS encoding DMT family transporter; this translates as MKAIVGLGKILPQLGLLTAMMLWASSFVALKIAFRAYDPMVVIFGRMLVASMCFLIIGFRFRRSFTYQKGDYLRILFMAFCEPCLYFLFEAQAIVYTTASQAGIITATLPIMVMVSASLLLKEKTGIKGWLGAVLAIAGVLWLTLESSPVENAPNPALGNFFEFVAMICATGYMVTLRHLVLRYSPFFLTAIQAFVGCIFYFPFLFLPTTTLPSSLSVPSTLAICYLGAVITLGAYGLYNYGAKYIPASQAASYVNLIPVISVLLGWLILDESFARNQIFAAAVVMMGVWLTQQKSKEMQQS